A genome region from Nycticebus coucang isolate mNycCou1 chromosome 22, mNycCou1.pri, whole genome shotgun sequence includes the following:
- the RPL22 gene encoding 60S ribosomal protein L22 codes for MAPVKKLLAKGGKKKKQVLKFTLDCTHPVEDGIMDAANFEQFLQERIKVNGKAGNLGGGVVTIERSKSKITVTSEVPFSKRYLKYLTKKYLKKNNLRDWLRVVANSKESYELRYFQINQDEEEEEDED; via the exons ATGGCTCCTGTG AAAAAACTTTTGGCAAAGGGGggcaaaaaaaagaagcaagttcTGAAGTTCACGCTTGATTGTACCCACCCTGTAGAAGATGGAATCATGGATGCTGCTAATTTT GAGCAGTTTTTGCAAGAGAGAATCAAAGTGAATGGGAAAGCTGGGAACCTTGGGGGAGGCGTGGTGACCATTGAGagaagcaagagcaagatcacgGTCACCTCTGAGGTGCCATTCTCCAAAAG GTATTTGAAATATCTcaccaaaaaatatttgaagaagaatAATCTACGTGATTGGTTGCGCGTAGTTGCTAACAGCAAAGAGAGTTACGAATTACGTTACTTCCAAATTAAccaggatgaagaagaggaagaagatgaggattaa